A stretch of the Methylacidiphilum caldifontis genome encodes the following:
- a CDS encoding MqnA/MqnD/SBP family protein, whose product MNSVEITLGHSPDADDAFMFYALSQKKIPLGNYIFKETISDIETLNNLAMDEKIDLTALSIYTYCKVADRYVLMNCGASMGEGYGPRLVAKHKFEKKEMSQKKIAIPGLHTSALLALCLYLGKRPKNLDLMVCPFDQVFMAVEMGSADIGLVIHEGQISYLQRGLELCEDLGWWWKQTTGLPLPLGGNAIRRALGVQRCRELQSIVRQSIEWALKNRNEALQYAQKYSRGIEPALTDQFVAMYVNERTIDYGPEGKEAILQFIAQAKMLGMVDPDIQVEFVE is encoded by the coding sequence ATGAACTCTGTCGAAATTACTCTTGGTCATTCTCCCGATGCGGATGACGCCTTTATGTTCTATGCTTTGTCCCAAAAAAAAATACCCCTAGGCAACTATATCTTTAAAGAGACGATCAGCGATATTGAAACGTTAAACAATCTTGCCATGGATGAAAAAATAGATCTCACCGCTTTGTCCATTTATACTTACTGCAAAGTGGCTGATCGCTATGTGCTGATGAATTGTGGGGCGAGTATGGGCGAGGGTTATGGACCAAGGCTTGTGGCCAAGCACAAATTTGAAAAAAAAGAGATGTCTCAAAAAAAAATAGCCATTCCTGGTTTGCATACCAGCGCACTGCTTGCTCTATGTCTTTACTTAGGAAAGAGGCCAAAAAATTTAGACCTTATGGTTTGTCCCTTTGATCAAGTATTTATGGCTGTGGAGATGGGATCTGCAGATATTGGACTGGTTATCCATGAAGGGCAAATTTCCTATTTGCAAAGAGGCTTAGAGCTTTGCGAAGACTTGGGGTGGTGGTGGAAACAGACTACTGGCCTTCCCCTCCCCTTGGGTGGCAATGCGATACGGCGTGCCCTAGGTGTTCAGAGATGTAGAGAACTTCAATCTATTGTTAGACAAAGTATAGAATGGGCCTTGAAAAACCGCAATGAAGCCCTTCAATATGCACAAAAATACAGTCGGGGGATTGAGCCGGCCTTAACTGATCAATTTGTGGCCATGTATGTCAACGAACGAACGATAGATTATGGCCCTGAGGGTAAAGAAGCTATTTTGCAGTTTATTGCTCAAGCAAAAATGCTAGGCATGGTTGATCCGGACATTCAGGTGGAGTTTGTTGAATAA
- a CDS encoding transposase: protein MVHRKVTYRLYPTLRQIKTLEWLRWVHCLLWNTAMDERRRGWIQQQKSLSFFDQCKALTDWLAQSPLLRSVNAQSEQLTLKRLDLAFRHFFGRVKNGEKPGFPRFKPLHCFEGWGYKTHGDG, encoded by the coding sequence ATGGTGCATCGTAAAGTTACCTATCGATTGTATCCCACCCTGCGCCAGATCAAGACGCTGGAGTGGTTGCGCTGGGTGCATTGCCTGCTGTGGAACACGGCGATGGATGAACGCCGCAGGGGCTGGATTCAGCAGCAAAAATCCCTGTCTTTCTTCGATCAGTGCAAAGCATTGACCGACTGGCTGGCCCAATCGCCCTTGCTTCGGTCGGTCAACGCCCAATCCGAACAGCTGACGTTAAAGCGCCTGGATCTAGCCTTCCGGCACTTCTTCGGCCGGGTGAAGAACGGTGAGAAGCCGGGGTTTCCCCGCTTCAAGCCGCTGCATTGTTTCGAAGGATGGGGTTACAAGACCCACGGAGATGGCTAG
- a CDS encoding cytochrome C: MSKEEVLQSQPPALKPSSNPKIGEMIQHGKYLVEAVALCGDCHTPKDSQNRPIMDKWLQGATLAWVNQLSYKDWSSHAVSLVGLPEGWKEADMVQYLETGMLPNGGYTKPPMPPYRMSHKDALAITLYLESLKDGNNSETDKKESATKSGEESSTLFDK; the protein is encoded by the coding sequence TTGTCTAAAGAAGAAGTTTTGCAATCTCAACCTCCTGCGCTAAAACCCTCCTCAAACCCAAAAATAGGAGAAATGATTCAACATGGAAAATATTTGGTCGAAGCTGTCGCTCTCTGTGGAGATTGTCATACTCCAAAAGACTCTCAAAATCGGCCCATTATGGATAAATGGCTTCAAGGAGCTACTTTGGCCTGGGTAAATCAACTTTCTTACAAAGATTGGTCATCTCATGCTGTCTCTCTTGTAGGATTACCGGAAGGATGGAAAGAGGCTGATATGGTCCAGTACTTAGAAACAGGCATGTTACCCAATGGGGGATATACCAAGCCGCCCATGCCTCCCTATCGCATGAGCCATAAGGATGCCTTGGCTATAACTCTTTATTTGGAAAGCTTAAAAGATGGGAATAATAGTGAAACTGATAAAAAAGAATCAGCTACCAAGAGCGGTGAAGAAAGTTCTACTCTTTTCGATAAATGA
- a CDS encoding rhomboid family intramembrane serine protease — MSSPYFLKTLPWVTQALTTFLFIIYLIQITFLFVFGSTWFRSFFALTTDGVFHGRLWEFLTYAFLHDEMEPPHLLTNAIIIYSLGNQLEKVLGHLRLALLFVGGAISGGLGWFFFGGPMHEPGLIGASGVVFSFLLAFAFCLQEIWIRSLTLNQDIPFQRFIFNPTFFLVIQVIVLVFVVFEALCLVFDIHTGSSHTAHLAGAIFGYLYVKLWPIKPLEAFLPSSHPFR, encoded by the coding sequence ATGTCTTCTCCCTATTTTTTAAAAACTCTGCCTTGGGTAACCCAAGCTCTCACCACTTTTCTTTTTATTATTTATCTTATTCAGATCACATTTTTGTTTGTTTTTGGTTCCACCTGGTTTAGGTCTTTTTTTGCTTTGACCACCGATGGCGTCTTCCATGGAAGGTTATGGGAGTTCTTGACTTATGCTTTCCTTCATGATGAAATGGAGCCTCCTCATCTTCTGACCAATGCCATTATCATTTATTCCCTTGGCAATCAACTAGAAAAAGTCCTTGGACATTTGAGACTTGCCTTGCTTTTTGTGGGGGGGGCCATTTCTGGAGGACTGGGATGGTTCTTTTTTGGAGGGCCTATGCATGAGCCAGGATTAATTGGAGCAAGTGGGGTGGTTTTCTCTTTTCTTCTTGCTTTTGCTTTTTGTCTCCAAGAAATTTGGATCAGGAGCCTAACTCTTAACCAAGATATTCCTTTTCAACGATTTATCTTTAATCCTACCTTTTTCCTCGTTATTCAAGTCATTGTTCTTGTATTTGTTGTTTTTGAGGCTCTTTGTCTTGTCTTTGATATCCATACGGGATCTTCCCATACCGCTCATCTAGCAGGTGCCATTTTTGGATACCTCTATGTGAAGTTATGGCCGATAAAACCCCTGGAAGCTTTTTTGCCTTCTTCGCACCCATTTCGCTAA
- a CDS encoding thiazole synthase: protein MEGISTKEQLVIAGRSFQSRLLLGTGKFGSYLQMSQALEASGCQIVTVSLRRVEIGENKRKEDILSFIDTEKYLVVVNTSGAMDAEEAVRIAKIAAYGGLPKWIKLEIHPDPRYLLPDPVETLKATQLLVKDDFVVLPYINADPVIAKRLEEAGAAAVMPLGSPIGSMRGIETKAQIEIIIEQANVPVIVDAGIGKPSHAAMAMEMGADGVLINTAIAIANDPCKMAKAFKMAIEAGRMAFEFGTDEISRLAVPTSPIESFL, encoded by the coding sequence ATGGAAGGGATTTCAACAAAAGAGCAGTTGGTCATTGCGGGCAGATCTTTCCAATCTCGGCTCCTTCTTGGGACTGGTAAATTTGGTTCATATTTGCAGATGTCTCAGGCCCTTGAGGCCAGTGGCTGTCAAATCGTAACCGTTTCTTTGAGGAGGGTTGAGATAGGCGAAAATAAAAGAAAAGAAGATATACTTTCTTTTATTGATACAGAAAAATATCTTGTGGTCGTCAATACAAGTGGAGCCATGGATGCCGAAGAAGCTGTTCGGATTGCAAAGATTGCAGCCTACGGAGGATTGCCCAAATGGATTAAGCTTGAAATCCATCCTGATCCTCGGTATCTGCTTCCTGATCCAGTGGAAACACTCAAAGCGACCCAGCTGCTGGTTAAAGATGACTTTGTTGTTCTTCCTTATATTAATGCCGATCCGGTAATTGCTAAAAGGCTTGAAGAAGCTGGCGCTGCGGCTGTTATGCCTCTTGGATCTCCTATTGGTTCAATGCGGGGCATAGAGACAAAGGCGCAGATAGAGATTATCATTGAACAGGCTAATGTCCCAGTGATCGTTGATGCGGGAATCGGTAAGCCATCTCATGCTGCTATGGCTATGGAGATGGGAGCGGATGGGGTTCTTATCAATACGGCTATAGCCATAGCCAACGATCCTTGTAAAATGGCTAAGGCCTTTAAAATGGCTATTGAGGCAGGAAGAATGGCTTTTGAATTTGGAACCGATGAAATATCAAGGCT
- the thrB gene encoding homoserine kinase, with translation MSIPPRKVIKGCRVKIPATTTNFGPGFDTFGAALSLYNVITVEKTSEAHSSVHHPMVVETLKEFEKRTSRPCPLIKWSVKSQIPQARGLGSSATIRLGLLAGINALEDSPLKNDEILDCAIELEGHPDNVRPAFQGGFILCSPQKAFRCRIDSKVFFIAFVPQIEISTQLSRKILPEEVKLKDAVENIQRASMIAVCFFKKQYKDLPGLFVDHFHEPYRLKYIPYWEELKKAALGAGALGFYLSGSGSTLMSITYGDPTEVVQALKKQSTKLAIEGDILVLKPDNHGIRLSTF, from the coding sequence ATGTCGATCCCTCCTCGAAAAGTAATAAAAGGATGTCGTGTAAAGATACCCGCTACGACAACCAATTTTGGGCCAGGTTTCGATACTTTCGGTGCGGCTCTTTCGCTATACAATGTGATTACGGTTGAAAAAACAAGCGAAGCTCATTCTTCTGTGCATCATCCAATGGTTGTTGAAACGTTGAAGGAATTCGAAAAAAGAACCAGTAGACCTTGTCCTTTAATTAAATGGTCTGTCAAATCACAAATCCCCCAAGCTCGAGGCCTTGGAAGCAGCGCCACAATTAGGTTGGGACTGCTAGCGGGCATAAATGCCCTGGAAGACTCTCCTTTAAAAAACGATGAGATTTTGGACTGTGCCATCGAACTTGAAGGTCATCCAGATAATGTAAGACCTGCTTTTCAAGGAGGATTTATCCTTTGTAGCCCTCAAAAAGCTTTTAGATGTAGAATAGACTCCAAAGTTTTTTTCATAGCCTTTGTACCTCAGATTGAAATTTCCACTCAACTCTCCCGCAAGATATTGCCCGAAGAAGTAAAACTCAAAGACGCTGTTGAAAACATTCAACGAGCATCAATGATAGCGGTCTGTTTTTTCAAAAAACAATATAAAGATCTTCCCGGTTTATTTGTTGATCATTTTCATGAACCTTATCGGCTTAAATATATCCCATACTGGGAAGAGTTGAAAAAAGCTGCCTTAGGGGCTGGGGCTTTGGGCTTTTATTTGAGTGGATCGGGCTCAACCCTTATGTCCATAACCTATGGAGATCCTACAGAGGTAGTTCAAGCTCTAAAAAAGCAATCTACGAAACTCGCTATTGAGGGAGACATCCTTGTTTTAAAACCGGATAACCATGGAATTCGGCTTTCAACTTTTTAA
- a CDS encoding transposase: MVNNLKTVTSRLICKEFSEHLRKFYCQKPVFWSRSYCIITVGGAPLAVLKQYIAGQNMPD; encoded by the coding sequence CTGGTCAACAACCTCAAGACCGTCACTTCCAGGCTGATCTGCAAGGAGTTCTCCGAGCATCTGCGGAAGTTCTATTGTCAAAAGCCTGTCTTCTGGAGCCGCAGCTACTGCATCATCACCGTGGGTGGCGCCCCGCTTGCAGTCCTGAAACAATACATCGCGGGACAAAACATGCCGGACTGA
- the nadC gene encoding carboxylating nicotinate-nucleotide diphosphorylase — MKKENSPLYFIPELILKQIVQRCLEEDIGTADLTSSLFIAQNLKTKAQIIIQQDAIVCGLSLASMVFRLLDHSVECFFLAEDGQEVKKNTPIMEISGNAQSILMGERVALNFLSHLCGVATLTSHFVRALEGTKTKILDTRKTLPGLRLLQKYAVICGGGSNHRLSLSGHILIKDNHIALLKKSHKDDWLQWMKTRIAAVRDQKPFVKVEIEASTLEEVAQFCELSPDIIMLDNMSIDEITTALNIIASRVAVEVSGKVDREKLLAVSRLGVDYISLGLLTHSAQAIDISMNIV, encoded by the coding sequence ATGAAAAAAGAAAACTCCCCCCTTTATTTTATTCCTGAATTGATTCTGAAACAGATAGTTCAACGCTGTTTAGAAGAAGATATCGGAACAGCAGATCTTACTTCTTCTCTGTTCATTGCTCAGAATTTAAAAACAAAAGCCCAAATTATTATCCAGCAGGATGCCATTGTTTGTGGACTTTCTTTGGCTAGCATGGTTTTTCGCTTGCTGGATCACTCTGTAGAATGCTTCTTTTTGGCTGAGGATGGGCAGGAAGTCAAAAAAAACACTCCAATAATGGAAATCTCTGGGAATGCCCAAAGCATACTTATGGGAGAAAGAGTGGCTTTAAATTTCTTGTCTCATCTTTGTGGAGTGGCTACCCTGACAAGCCATTTTGTTCGTGCTCTAGAAGGAACAAAAACGAAAATTTTGGATACTCGCAAGACGTTGCCAGGATTGAGATTATTGCAGAAATATGCTGTGATTTGTGGAGGTGGGTCAAACCACAGGCTTTCTCTGAGTGGTCATATTCTTATTAAAGATAACCACATAGCCCTTCTGAAAAAAAGCCATAAAGATGATTGGTTGCAATGGATGAAAACCCGGATCGCAGCCGTTAGAGATCAAAAGCCCTTTGTGAAGGTTGAAATTGAGGCGTCAACTCTTGAAGAAGTTGCTCAATTTTGTGAGCTATCCCCTGACATCATTATGCTTGATAATATGAGCATAGATGAGATTACGACAGCACTTAACATTATAGCATCTCGAGTTGCTGTGGAGGTATCTGGAAAAGTAGATAGAGAAAAACTACTGGCTGTAAGTCGGCTCGGAGTCGATTATATCTCCCTTGGGCTTCTTACCCATAGTGCCCAGGCTATAGATATTTCCATGAATATAGTTTGA
- a CDS encoding histone deacetylase family protein translates to MDLKTALLSSEKFAQHRPPSGHPESPARITEVLPKLREDFLDSVLWIEPTTASETWIERVHTPQYVEKVKKTQKCPMVLLDGGDTFAHGPSYEVALLAVGAALTAVDKVMSHEIKNAFCLVRPPGHHALANAAMGFCLFNTVAIAARYALEKHGLKRIFIIDWDVHHGNGTQDIFYEDPHVFYVSLHQFPHYPGTGKTSEIGKGEGEGYTLNLCMPRGASDKDYEKAFYEKILPAIDRFKPELIFISAGFDGHKDDPLGEIYLTEKGFETMTQLVKNAAERHCQGKIISVLEGGYNTESLYRSIKSHVKVLSN, encoded by the coding sequence ATGGATCTTAAAACGGCTCTATTGAGTAGCGAAAAATTTGCTCAACATCGTCCTCCTTCTGGACATCCCGAATCGCCTGCGCGTATAACTGAAGTGCTTCCTAAGTTAAGAGAAGATTTCCTTGACTCAGTTTTGTGGATAGAGCCTACGACCGCTTCCGAAACGTGGATTGAACGGGTGCATACTCCCCAGTACGTGGAAAAAGTAAAAAAAACGCAGAAATGCCCCATGGTTCTACTCGATGGGGGAGATACCTTTGCTCATGGGCCTTCATATGAAGTTGCATTACTAGCTGTTGGAGCTGCTTTAACGGCCGTGGATAAAGTCATGTCCCACGAAATAAAAAATGCGTTTTGTTTGGTGCGGCCACCCGGTCATCACGCTTTGGCTAATGCTGCAATGGGTTTTTGTCTATTCAATACGGTGGCCATCGCTGCCCGCTATGCTCTTGAAAAACATGGATTAAAAAGAATTTTTATCATTGATTGGGATGTTCATCATGGCAATGGAACCCAAGACATTTTTTATGAAGATCCCCATGTATTTTATGTTAGCTTACATCAATTCCCTCACTATCCTGGAACAGGGAAAACTTCCGAGATAGGAAAAGGAGAAGGCGAAGGGTATACCCTTAACCTTTGTATGCCCAGGGGAGCATCAGATAAAGATTATGAAAAGGCTTTTTACGAAAAAATATTACCCGCCATTGATAGATTTAAACCCGAACTCATATTCATTTCTGCTGGCTTTGACGGCCACAAAGACGATCCCTTAGGAGAAATTTATTTAACAGAAAAGGGTTTCGAAACAATGACTCAATTGGTCAAAAATGCAGCCGAAAGACATTGCCAAGGCAAAATTATTTCTGTCTTAGAGGGAGGCTATAATACAGAAAGTCTTTACAGGTCCATAAAAAGTCATGTCAAAGTTCTTTCAAATTAG